The Gemmatimonadaceae bacterium DNA segment GCGGCCCGGTTGCACCGTCGGCGGCACCGCGCGCGACACGTCGCGTCGCTCGGCGCGCCACCGATCGAGCCCACCATCGAGGTACGCGATGTCGCCGAGCCCGAGGTATGCCAGCGTGAAGATGAGGCGCGTGGCCATCGGTGCTTCGTGCGCGTAGACGACGATGGTGCTGTTGTCCGAGACACCGAGACGTTCGAGCGTCGCACGGAACCGGTCGGGATCCGGCAACTCGCGCGTCAGCGTGCCGCGCGCCCCGCCGATGTCGTCGTACGGGATCTCGCGCGCACCGGGCACGTGGCCCTTGCGGAACTCCTCCCCGTTGTGCGTGACGTGGAGGACGACCACACCGGGGTCGCCGAGGCGCCCGGCCAGCCACGTGGGGTCGACGACGTCCAGGCGCGGCCCCGGGCCCTGCGCCTCGGCGGGGAATGCGGCGAACAGCGTGGCGAGCGCAACCAACAAGCGGCGGACCTGCATCTCGGGCTCCGGCTGGGGATGCTCGAAATCTCCGCCGGCGCGCCGATGTCCGCGAGTGGCCGAAATGCCACTTAGCGATATATTTCGGCCATATGCCCGCCAACCGCCACCTCGTCGCCGTCCTCGCCCTGCCGTCGGTGGTGCCATTCGACCTCGGGGTGCCGCTGCAGGTGTTCGGCTACCCGCGGCCCGACCTCGGCGCCATACGCTACAAGGCCGTGCTCTGCGGCGTGCGCCGCGGGCCGGTGATGACGTCACAGGGATTTCCCGTCGTCGCGCCGGCCGGGCTCGAAGCGCTCCGCCGCGCCCAGACCATCATCGTGCCCGGCGTCGATGACCTGGATCTTCCCATCCCTGCCGCCGTCACGCGCGCCCTGCGAGCCGCACACGCGCGCGGAACGCGCATTGCGGCCATCTGCACCGGCGCCTTCGCGCTCGCCGAGGCGGGCCTGCTCGACGGACGCCGCGCGACGACGCATTGGATCGACGCGCCGGAACTCATCCGGCGCTATCCCGACGTGCGCGTGGACGCCGACGTGCTGTACGTCGACGAAGGGCGCATCCTCACGTCGGCCGGCATCGCGGCGGGCGTGGATCTCTGCCTGCACCTCGTGCGGCGCGACCACGGCGCGGCGCTCGCCAACACCATCGCGAGGCGGCTCGTCGTCCCGCCGCTGCGCGATGGCGGCCAGGCGCAGTACATCGCCGCGCCGGTCATCGCCGACGACGGCGGCTCGCTCGACCGCACGCGCTCGTGGGCGCTCGCACGGCTCGATGCGCCGCTCGACGTGCCCGCGCTCGCACGGCACGCCAAGCTGCCCGTCCGCACCTTCGCGCGCCGGTTCCGCGCCGAATGCGGCACGACCCCGCTGCAGTGGCTGACGCGCCAGCGCGTGCTGCGCGCGCAGCAACTGCTCGAGACGACGCGCTGGGGCATCGAACGCGTCGCCAGTTCGTGCGGGCTTGGCTCGGCCGTCACGCTACGCGCGCAGTTCCGGCGGACGCTGGGCACGTCACCCGTGGCATACCGCCGCACCTTCCAGGCGGCAGGGAGCACGCGTTAGACCGGGGCGGTGGTGCAGAACCGCTGCCTGTGGTGGAGCTACGCGCCTGGGACGCTGAGGCGCTACGGCGCCGCCAGGGTCACCGTGGCCACGAAGGCACGGTGATCCGAGCTGAGCGAGTCGGTGACCACGCGTCCGGTCGTGGCCGTCCACGCGGAACGAGGGCCCAGGAGGATGTGGTCGATCTCCTTCTCGGGCTGCGTGGACGGAAAGGTGAAACGATCGGCGGCCGGCTTGTCGACCGTCAGGAACCGCGTCTGCCAACGTTCCATCGTGCGCGACGTGGGCTCGTCGTTGAAGTCGCCAAGCAGTAGCACTGGCAGGGAGATGGTATCCAGCACCGCCGCCAGGGCCTCGGCCTGCGCGAAGCGGAATGCGTCGTCCGCCACCCAGTCGAAGTGCACGTTCACGGCGACGATGCGCCGCCCCGGGGCGACCTCCAGCTCCACCAGCAGCGCGACGCGTGGCTCGTTGCCGACGGGCAGGGGAATCTCGTGGATGCGCCGCATCGGGTGGCGCGAGAGAATCGCCATTCCGTACTCGCCGCCCTGGTAAGGCATAAACGCCCCGAAGGCGTGTTCCATCCCCAGACGTTGTCCTAGTTCTGCGGCCTGCGCGCTGCGCCCGGAGCGCTCGACCGCGCGATCCACCTCTTGGAGTCCGATAATGTCCGCGTCGAGCGCGCGCAGGGCTGCCGCCGTGCGCGCCAGGTCCACGCGCCCATCCATACCGCGTCCGTGCCGGATGTTGTACGTCGCGATCGTGAGCGACTGCTCGGAGGGCGCGACACACCCCTCGACGACGAACGCCGCGACCAATGCGGCGAGCGCGGCCAGACGCATCAGCGCTCGACCCGCAGCGTACCCGCACGCGCATCAAGCTGCCACCGCGCCCCGCGCAGCAGCGCGCGACCCGCCGCGCTCTCGATGCGCACCGGTGCCTGGCCCACCTGCGGCACCAGCAGCAATCCGGGAAACGTCACGACGAAGGGAATCTGTCGCACCCGCGCGTCGGGACCGAGCGCTGCGGGCGCACGACCAAGCGTCAGCGTTCCGGCGGCCTCGTCCACGAGCGGATGCAATCCCCAGAGCACGTCGAGTCCGACGCGCACTTCGTCGGGTGACGCCAGCGAATCCACGCGCGCCTCGAGCCGCGCGAGCCGCCGCTCGCCGATCCACAGTGCCTCGAGCCGCCTCGAACCGTCGAGCGAGAACGCCGCGGCGGCGCGGCGTCCGAGCACGACGCCGCGCAGGTTCGGGTCCAGCGTCGCGGTGAACGCGCTCGCCGCACTGCGGCCCGGACGCACCGTGAACGCGCCGAGCGTGGCGGGCTGCGTCGGCGTTGCGAAGGGAACGGTGACGGCAGGGCCAGGCGCCTGGGCCACGTGGTACGGCAGGATTTCCTGTCGCGCGAGCTGCACGCGACCCGCATCGGCGCCGAAGCGCTGCGCTTCGTCAAAGAGCACCAGTGCGATGGTGAATCGTCCGCGCGAGGCCAGATACGCCGCCAGTGCGCCACGTGCAGCCGGATCGCGCGGCCGCGCATCGGAGGCCGCATACAGCGCCTCCTCGGCGGCGGCCAAGCGTCCCTGCGCGAGCAGCGAATCGGCGCGCGAGGGTTGGGCGGCGGGCAGCGCGGGGCGCGGGGCTTGGGCCCTCGCCGCCACGTTCGCGCAGACGACGAGCACGACCGCGCCGCACAGCCGGCGCGCGACATCGCGCGCAGGCCCCATCGCGCTCAGCCGATGGCGGCGCGCAGCGCCGCCGCGAACTCCGGCGCCGTCGCGTAACGGTCGGCGGCGTCGCGGGCCATCCCCTTCAGTAGCACGGCGTCCACCGCTTCGGGCAGCTCCGGACGCCGGTTGCGCGCGGGGATCGGGTCGGCGCGCAGGCGCGCGATCATCATCGCCTGCTGGTTGCCGCCCTCGAAGGGCAGCTTGGCCGTGAGCATCTCGTAGGTCATCAACGAGAGGGAGTAGATGTCCGTGCGCGGGTCCAGCGGCTTGCCGCGCAGTTGCTCGGGGCTCATAAACTCCGGCGTCCCGAGGATGATGCCGGTGGCCGTGAGCTTCTGCAGCTCGCCGCCCGCCTTGCGCTCCTTGGCCAGCCCGAAGTCCATCACGACCGCGTACTCCTCGCCCTCGGGCTTCTTGCAGATCATGATGTTCTCGGGCTTCAGGTCGCGGTGCACGATCCCGAGTTGGTGTGCCACGTGCAGGCCATCGGCGATTTCGGTGATGAACTTGGCCGTGTCCTCGAGCGTGGTCTTGCCGACGCGATAGTTGCGGTCGGAGAGGATTTCGCCCTCGACGAAGGGCATCACCACGTAGCAGAGGCCGTCCTCGGTCTCGCCCATCCGCACGATGTGGCAGACGTTGGGATGCGCGAGGCGGATGCCCAGCGCCGCCTCGCGGCGCAGGCGGGCCATCGCGTTCTCGTCCTTGCTCAGCGCCGGCGAGAGGATCTTAATCGCGTAGCGCGTGTTGCTCGAGACGTCGCGCGCGAGGTACACGTAGCTCATTCCGCCCTCGCCCACCTTCTTCACGATGGCGTAGCGGCGGTCGAGCACCTGGCCGGCCATATTCGCGTGGCTGGTCGCCGCCGACGGCGTCGGCGCCGAGGGGCCTTCGCCGATGCGCACCGCGGTGGCGCGCGCCGAGACGTCGCCGGAGCCGAGGCGCGTCCCGTCCTTGGTGCAGAAGCGTGCGTCGTCGGCGTATTCGAGACCACAGGTGGGGCAACGCATCGGCATCAGGCCGTTCCTCCGGGCGCGCCGTCGCCCAGCAGGACGCGCACGCCATCGTATTCGATGTTTCCGCCACTGAGCACGGCGACCGTCTTTCCCCGCGGCGTCACGATGCCGTCGAGCAGCGCCGCCAGCGTGATCGCACCGCTCGGCTCGCAAACGAGCTTGAGTCGCTCCATCGCGTACTGCATCGCCGGCGCGAGTCGCTCGTCCCGCACCGTCACCACGTCGTCGAGGTGCGCCTGCAGGTGGTGGAAGTTGCGCGTCCCGATGCGCACCGCAAGCAAGCCATCGGCGAGGCCCTCGGGATTGGCCGGGATGGTCACCGGTTCGCCGGCCGCGCGCGCCTTGCTGAACTTGGGCGACCCCGCTGGCTCCACGCCAATCACGCGCGCCCGCGGCGCCAGCGCCTTGATGGCCGTCGCGACGCCGGCGCTGAGGCCGCCGCCGCCGATCGGCACGAGCACGGTGCCCACGTCCGGCAGGTCCTCGGCGATCTCGAGGCCGCAGCTGCCCTGCCCCGCGATGATCGTGTCGTCGTCGAAGGGCGGCACGAAGCTGAGCTGCTCCTTCTGCTGCAGCTCGTGCGCCAGCGCGATGCGCTCCGCCGTGGTGATGCCGTGGTAGAGGCAGCGCGCGCCGAGCCGCTCGGCGCCGTCGCGCTTGGCGCGCGGCACCGTCGTCGGCATCACGATGGTGGCCTTCACGCCGAAGAGCTTGGCGGCCAGCGCTACGCCTTGGCCGTGATTGCCCGAGCTGGCGGTGATGACGCCGCGATTGCGGTCCTCGGGCGACATCGACGCGAGATACGTGTACGCGCCGCGGAACTTGAAGGCGCCGCCGCGCTGGAGCATCTCGGGCTTGTAGTAGATCGGGGCTCCGAGGCGAGCGCCGAGGGCGTCGTCGGGCAGCAGGGGCGTGCGGACCGCGACGGGGCGGAGGATCTCGGCCGCGCGACGGATGTCCTCGAGGAGGACGAGCTGCGCAGTGGCGACGGCGCTGGTCATCGGGGGCGCCGACGCGGGCAAATCAGCGCGACGCGCCGTCCCACCGCGAGACCGACTGACCGCGGGCCTGGAGGTCCATCGAGAGTAGCGAGATGGCCAGGACGGGGGCGTCGTTGCGGCGGCCGACGGCGAAGCGGGCGTTGAGCGTCAGCGGCGTGCGCAGGATGTCGTACTGGCGGGCGGTGCCGCGCGGAATCTTCCACATATCGCCCGCTTCGTAGGTCATCCCAGCTTCGGTGCTGCACCAGAACACCGGCCGCGAGTAGCAGGTGAACGACAGCGTGCCGGGCGCGTTGCCGCCGGCGCTGCGCGTGATGGGCAAGCCCACGCCGTCTACCGTGAACTCGAAGATCTCGCGGTCCGGGTCGTAGCGCACTTCGCGCACCGGCATCGCCACGACGTAGGTGCGGCTGTTGCTGGAGAAGAACTCGCGCTCGCGACGCTGCGTGGCCTCGAAGGCCGCGGCGCGGCGCGCCTCGAACTCGGCCGTACTCTCGTACGGGTCGCGCACGAGGCTCTCGTTGCGGGCCTGCAGCTCGGCGTACATCGTGGCCGCGCCCTGCGCGAACTCGTTGAGCTTCTGCGAGAACTGCTGCGCGCTGATGTTCTCAGTCTGGGACGGAACGGTCATCCCAGCCGGATCGATGTCGCGAGTGCCCGTGCGGGCGCTGGCGGGAATGTCGCTGGCGGGCAGCGGCGCCGCCGCGGTCGGGCGCGCGGCGCCGGGGGTGGCACCGGCTTGCTGGCCGGCCGTCTGTGGGCGCAGTGGAGGCGCCGGGGTGGCCGGCGTCATTCCGGTTTCTTGCCTTGCCGCCGACTGTTGCGGTGCCGGTTCAGTGCGCGCGGGTTCCTGCCGTGCCGCAGGCTGCGAGGGCGTCGTGGTGACCGTCGGGGTCGCGGGCTGGGCGGCAGGCTGCTGCGCGGGCGCTTGGGACGGTGCCGGCGTGGGTGTCTGGGCCGGTGTCTGGGCCGGTGTCTGGGCAGGGGCCTGACTCGGCGTCTGAGCGGCGCCCGTGCGCGGTGGCGTCTGTGTCTGTGGTGCCGCCTGCGGAGGAGTCGCTGGGGCCGCCGCGACGGGTGCCCCAGTGCCCGGGCGCCCTTCCTGGCAGAACGGCTGCGAGGCCGGGCCCGTGGGCTCGGCCGACGAGATGATGATGAAGCAGGCCACCGGCGAGAGCGTCGGATGGGTCGCGTTGGCGGCCCAGGCGTTCATCGAGGCGTAGGCGATGTTAATCGTCGCGCCCGAGGTCGGCGCGAAGCCTATGTCGCGGGCATCGGCGGCATAGACGCGGGTGCGGTTATGGTGCGCCGTCTGAAGCTCGGAGAGCCGGACGAGGTCAGCCTTGACCGCATCGGCGACCTGGGCCTTCTCGCCCGTCAGGGCGGGGCGCTGGGCCATCGCCGGGCCTGCCAGGGCGGCAAGCAGGGCGACGGGAAGCAAAATCCGGGACACGAACGGAACCGTCAAGGAGGGTCTCCAAGGGGGGCGCGAACGAGGGGTAATCTGCGCCCCCACCGACACTTCCGCAACGTTCGGGACCCGTGATTTTCCCTGTGAAAACCCCCTTCCGGAGCCCCGGCGCGGCTAGGGCCGCGCCGGCGGCGCCATCATCGTCGCACAGCCGGGTGCGGCCGGGGGGTTCGGGCCGCCATAGCGGCCCTCCACGAGGTGGGCTTCCCCGTGGATCAGCACCAGCGTGTACAGGCCGTCGTACTGGTGGTCGCAGAGCTCGGCCCGGCGGGGCCCGCCGAGCGCCGCGATGTACTCCATAATCGTGTTCGAGTGCCCCACCACGAGGACGGTCTTGCCGTGATGCTTGCGCACCGCGGCCGCCATCGCCTCGATGTGCGAGGTCCCGGCCGAGAGCGGCACGACTTCGGGTGTGATGCCGAAGTGCCGCGCCACCGGCAGCGCCGTGTCGCGCGTGCGGACGCGCGGCGTGTGGATGACCACCTGCAGCTTCGAATCCCGCAGCGCCTCCACCAGCGCCAGCGCGCGCTGCTCGCCGGCCGGCGTGAGCACCGGATCGTTGGCCGGCTCCGTGCCGCGCTCCCCGTGGCGCACGAAGATCACGATGGTCGGCTCCTCGTGCGGCGCGGCCTGCCCCGGCTGGTGGTGCGCGGGGTTGTGCTGCTGGGCGCCGAGCGCGGCCGGCAGCGCGACGAGGGCGAGGAGGCGGGCGAGTGAGCGCATCGTCAGGTCAGGCTGGAGTGAGGTTCCCACGGAACACAAAGTACACCGCGCCGAGCAGGCAGAGGCTGGCCCAGAGGAAATCGAGCTTGAGCGGCTGCTTCATATACACCACCGCGAAGGGCACGAAGACCGCGAGCGTGATGACTTCCTGCAGCATCTTGAGCTGGCCAAGCGAGAGCACCGTGAAGCCGATGCGGTTGGCCGGTACCTGCAGCAGGTACTCGAAGAGGGCGATGCCCCAGCTGATGAGGGCGGCAGCGTACCAGGCGCGGTGCTGATGGTGCTTGAGGTGGCCGTACCACGCGAAGGTCATAAACGCGTTGGAGGCGACGAGCAGCAGGGTGGTGCGGAGGACGGCGGACATAGGGTGGGATGCTGCGCTGATTGAGGGTGGCACGCTGGCCGGCAGCGCGAATTCTACAGCGCGCTCGTCCGCTTGGCCCTGAGGCAGTTGGGCAACTGCTTGGCGACGGCCGCTCCACAGGAGTGCCCAGTAATATCTGCGCTGGAAACCGATCGCCGGACTCGATTCCGTTCAGGTCAGATCACCAACGCAGCCCGCGGCCACGACGTCCCGGCGGTCAGCGCCTTCGAACGACTATCGCTCTAGGATACGGGAAGTTGTCTAGGATTACGAGCCTGTCGCCTCGGGCTGCCGCGACCAGCGGTAGACGTTCCGAGCGCTCGACCTCCGTCCCGTTCGTGAGATTGAGAAGTCGCGAGTCGATTGCGCTGAACTCTCGAGTCTCGGGAGGAGGGCCGGGAAAGCTCCGGACGTACTGAACGAGCAGATGCTGCTCATCCCACGCGACCATCGAACGCGCGAAGCTCGCCCCGTGAATCGAGTCGAGCACGCCCCCGACACTGCCGTCGTCATTAACCCGGAAAGCGAGGGAGTGAACGCCATCCAGCCGGTTCGACCACTTCAACTGCCCGAGCGAGTCATACGCGTGCACCAGCGGGTGCGATCTACCAGCGAGAACCACCTGACTCCGTCGTTCATCGCAATAGAGACGCGGTTCGACAATCTGGCGGCGAGCAAGGAGGCCGAACGTGCCGGCCGTGGCCTGCGGCAAAGACGGTTCCGGTCCGAAGGAGCGTCGCGCCTTCCCGTCCGGCCCGAGAGTGTGAGCCACGAACCCATCGAGCAGGAAGCTTGCGTAAACCCGACCCGCCAGTTCGCAAACGCTTGTCGAAACGTGCAGCGTACCAATCGAAGAGTCGAGGGACACGCGGCCACCAGTCGCCCGGAGAAACGAGAGGCGTGCGGAGGCAGGATCGAGCGCGAGGATCGCACCGGACGCGCTGCTGCCGATCGCTCGCGGTTGCGAGAGTTCCCCAGGACCCCTGCCCACTCTGGTGGAAGCCTGGAATCGTCCCACCGAATCGAACCACGAAACGCCGGGACGACGGAGATCCAGGAGCGCCAGGTCCCCGTGCGGGCCGTACTCCGCCGCGATGAGCTGGCCGAACTCCTGTTGCGGGTCGCCGTCCGCGACGCCCACGATGGCGACGGTGTCGACGGACCACAGGAGCAGCGTGGACGAGAGGGTTTGCGGGTTCTCACCGCCGCCTGTACAGCCGCCGAGCATTACTGCGGCAAGCAATGCTCGGACTGCGTGATGGACGTTGACCATTGAACGCTCGCGCGGCGACCCACGCGAAGGACCTGCTGTCCGCACTCTCGTCGGGTACGCCAAAGCTTCTACTGCTGATTGCACGGACTGGACTTGCAGGGATCGCCACTACAGCTGTACTTGAGGTCAGTATTGAAGCAGGTGTTGTACTGCGTGTCGCAAGCCTGGCTATCGCACCCAGACGTTGCCGAGAGTGGCGGTGCGACTAAGAGAGATGCAACAAGCCCCGCAAGCGCCGCACCAAGAAGCTATCCTGCATCCCGCCAAGTCGCTCGTGTCCTGACACCGGACATCCGCGCGTGGGCAAGGTGTTGCACTTAGTATGTGAATGCGCGGGGCCTAACCGCTAGTTGCTGCTGACAGCGGCTGCGCCGCTGCAGCAGAACGTAGGGTTAGGCTGTCACGCGAGTGCCCGCAAGAAGTCTGCAACAGTCAGATCCAGGATACGTTCGACCCACTCGTCCTCGTTCTTCGGCGCCGGAGCGAAGAACACACTCTCGACGCGCGTCGGCTTCTCGCGGAACTTGCGTTCGACAAGATCCAGCAAGCCGAAAGCAAACGGGTCGACAACATCATCGAGACCGACCTTGGTCATGAGCTTCCCAATCTCGCTCCCTAGCTCATTCCGATGAACTCGAAGCGACTCGCGTAGAGTTTCGGTTGGGCGGAGATGCCCGACTTCAACCCCGATCACTTTTGCGAGTTCAGCGGCGAGCGAGCTGACCGCGCTCTCGTCCTCGAGTCCGGCACTGCCGACGACTGATTCCACGAGGGGAATCATCGGCCTTTGCCGTAGTCGCTCGCGCACCTGAGCTTCGGCAGCTCTCAGGAGCTTGGTGGTGGTGAATGCCATCTGCGGGTTCCTCCTCGAGTTCGGCGTTAGGGCTCTCTGGCTTCCAAGCCACACCGCACGAGTGTGGTAACCACGTAGGTGGTCGCGAACGTCGACACAACGGCGGCACCCGTTCCGAGTGTACCGGCGGTCTTCACTGCGCCACTGCCTACCGTTCGTACTGGCATTCCACCTTGAGTGTTCGCGCCTGGCAGTCCCGGAAAGCGCCGATCGACCGACGTGAACGGTGAGGAGCCCGGCTGCCGGAAGCCTTGGCCCATCTTCATGTTCGCAAGGCCAAGAGGTGAAAGC contains these protein-coding regions:
- a CDS encoding threonine/serine dehydratase, encoding MTSAVATAQLVLLEDIRRAAEILRPVAVRTPLLPDDALGARLGAPIYYKPEMLQRGGAFKFRGAYTYLASMSPEDRNRGVITASSGNHGQGVALAAKLFGVKATIVMPTTVPRAKRDGAERLGARCLYHGITTAERIALAHELQQKEQLSFVPPFDDDTIIAGQGSCGLEIAEDLPDVGTVLVPIGGGGLSAGVATAIKALAPRARVIGVEPAGSPKFSKARAAGEPVTIPANPEGLADGLLAVRIGTRNFHHLQAHLDDVVTVRDERLAPAMQYAMERLKLVCEPSGAITLAALLDGIVTPRGKTVAVLSGGNIEYDGVRVLLGDGAPGGTA
- a CDS encoding endonuclease/exonuclease/phosphatase family protein, whose protein sequence is MRLAALAALVAAFVVEGCVAPSEQSLTIATYNIRHGRGMDGRVDLARTAAALRALDADIIGLQEVDRAVERSGRSAQAAELGQRLGMEHAFGAFMPYQGGEYGMAILSRHPMRRIHEIPLPVGNEPRVALLVELEVAPGRRIVAVNVHFDWVADDAFRFAQAEALAAVLDTISLPVLLLGDFNDEPTSRTMERWQTRFLTVDKPAADRFTFPSTQPEKEIDHILLGPRSAWTATTGRVVTDSLSSDHRAFVATVTLAAP
- a CDS encoding DMT family protein, with the translated sequence MSAVLRTTLLLVASNAFMTFAWYGHLKHHQHRAWYAAALISWGIALFEYLLQVPANRIGFTVLSLGQLKMLQEVITLAVFVPFAVVYMKQPLKLDFLWASLCLLGAVYFVFRGNLTPA
- a CDS encoding sulfurtransferase; translation: MQVRRLLVALATLFAAFPAEAQGPGPRLDVVDPTWLAGRLGDPGVVVLHVTHNGEEFRKGHVPGAREIPYDDIGGARGTLTRELPDPDRFRATLERLGVSDNSTIVVYAHEAPMATRLIFTLAYLGLGDIAYLDGGLDRWRAERRDVSRAVPPTVQPGRITRALRPQVVADAEYVQARIGRPGLSLVDTRTTGEYVGAGNRSGMPSAGHLAGARQLEWEELFADGSLRLKPRAELEALFRARVTPGDSVVTYCWVGYRASATWFVASLLGYETRMYDGSYQDWSQRNLPTRAGSTP
- a CDS encoding histidine phosphatase family protein, translated to MRSLARLLALVALPAALGAQQHNPAHHQPGQAAPHEEPTIVIFVRHGERGTEPANDPVLTPAGEQRALALVEALRDSKLQVVIHTPRVRTRDTALPVARHFGITPEVVPLSAGTSHIEAMAAAVRKHHGKTVLVVGHSNTIMEYIAALGGPRRAELCDHQYDGLYTLVLIHGEAHLVEGRYGGPNPPAAPGCATMMAPPARP
- a CDS encoding helix-turn-helix domain-containing protein — its product is MPANRHLVAVLALPSVVPFDLGVPLQVFGYPRPDLGAIRYKAVLCGVRRGPVMTSQGFPVVAPAGLEALRRAQTIIVPGVDDLDLPIPAAVTRALRAAHARGTRIAAICTGAFALAEAGLLDGRRATTHWIDAPELIRRYPDVRVDADVLYVDEGRILTSAGIAAGVDLCLHLVRRDHGAALANTIARRLVVPPLRDGGQAQYIAAPVIADDGGSLDRTRSWALARLDAPLDVPALARHAKLPVRTFARRFRAECGTTPLQWLTRQRVLRAQQLLETTRWGIERVASSCGLGSAVTLRAQFRRTLGTSPVAYRRTFQAAGSTR
- a CDS encoding protein kinase, yielding MPMRCPTCGLEYADDARFCTKDGTRLGSGDVSARATAVRIGEGPSAPTPSAATSHANMAGQVLDRRYAIVKKVGEGGMSYVYLARDVSSNTRYAIKILSPALSKDENAMARLRREAALGIRLAHPNVCHIVRMGETEDGLCYVVMPFVEGEILSDRNYRVGKTTLEDTAKFITEIADGLHVAHQLGIVHRDLKPENIMICKKPEGEEYAVVMDFGLAKERKAGGELQKLTATGIILGTPEFMSPEQLRGKPLDPRTDIYSLSLMTYEMLTAKLPFEGGNQQAMMIARLRADPIPARNRRPELPEAVDAVLLKGMARDAADRYATAPEFAAALRAAIG